The following are from one region of the Capsicum annuum cultivar UCD-10X-F1 chromosome 1, UCD10Xv1.1, whole genome shotgun sequence genome:
- the LOC107839213 gene encoding uncharacterized protein LOC107839213 — MEAVIEEPILSRLDRLDNIIKKLEEVRGGDHSSKSSTASSETLTTSDGQVSSLDFSPRSMEKHCRPIDDVISETEHKGTLIERLVNVENRVLNVCAQLEAELELMKKKKQEDLAVEENLKKKREENDVVIEEEDRAPHKKGTFKSFVKSCVKGTGIGKHNRKI, encoded by the exons ATGGAAGCAGTAATAGAAGAACCAATATTGTCTAGGCTCGACAGACTTGATAATATT ATCAAAAAACTGGAGGAAGTGAGAGGAGGTGACCATTCCTCAAAGTCATCAACGGCATCAAGCGAGACGTTAACAACTAGCGATGGGCAAGTGTCGTCGCTCGATTTCTCTCCAAGAAGCATGGAAAAGCATTGCCGTCCCATAGACGACGTGATTTCGGAGACGGAGCACAAGGGGACACTCATTGAGAGGCTGGTGAATGTTGAGAATAGGGTGTTGAATGTGTGTGCGCAGTTGGAGGCGGAGTTGGagctgatgaagaagaagaaacaggAGGATCTTGCTGTCGAggagaatttgaagaagaaaagagaggagaaTGATGTTGTAATTGAGGAGGAGGACAGGGCACCTCATAAGAAGGGTACTTTCAAGAGCTTTGTTAAGTCGTGTGTTAAAGGGACAGGGATAGGGAAACATAATAGAAAGATTTAA
- the LOC107839230 gene encoding chaperonin-like RbcX protein 2, chloroplastic isoform X2 yields MVGTISGSGRSLAETHSSPCLCLNPSLNSGSFNFKTSRKLGLWRSFKGRKQLNLTSTFLEAWCEWRLSAKMISLAVNRGSRKRQKIGKFTVVGGLEVEDDDSGEDVTNEMINIITYKAVRTVLQQLYEMNPPQYTWFYNFIVNHVPNTGKNFLQQLFKERRELAERVMITRLSLYSIWMQNVELMRERLTQTVIWPSEDDEIAGSLD; encoded by the exons ATGGTTGGAACTATTTCTGGTTCAGGAAGATCATTAGCTGAAACTCATTCTTCTCCATGTTTGTGCTTGAATCCTAGTCTTAACTCAGGCAGTTTCAATTTCAAGACTAGTAGGAAATTGGGATTGTGGAGAAGCTTTAAGGGGAGAAAGCAGTTGAATTTAACTTCCACTTTCTTGGAAGCATGGTGTGAGTGGAGGTTATCTGCAAAGATGATATCTTTGGCTGTTAATAGGGGTTCAAGAAAGAGACAAAAGATTGGGAAATTCACTGTTGTTGGTGGGCTGGAAGTGGAGGATGATGATTCAGGGGAAGATGTTACAAAT GAAATGATCAATATTATAACTTACAAAGCTGTGCGGACTGTTCTTCAGCAACTCTATGAGATGAACCCTCCACAGTACACATGGTTTTACAA TTTTATAGTAAACCACGTGCCTAACACCGGGAAAAATTTCCTTCAGCAGCTTTTCAAG GAAAGGCGGGAACTTGCTGAAAGAGTGATGATAACACGTCTTAGCCTTTACAGCATATGGATGCAG AACGTAGAACTGATGCGTGAACGACTCACTCAAACTGTTATATGGCCATCTGAAGATGATGAGATTGCTGGAAGTTTGGATTGA
- the LOC107839230 gene encoding chaperonin-like RbcX protein 2, chloroplastic isoform X1: protein MVGTISGSGRSLAETHSSPCLCLNPSLNSGSFNFKTSRKLGLWRSFKGRKQLNLTSTFLEAWCEWRLSAKMISLAVNRGSRKRQKIGKFTVVGGLEVEDDDSGEDVTNEMINIITYKAVRTVLQQLYEMNPPQYTWFYNFIVNHVPNTGKNFLQQLFKERRELAERVMITRLSLYSIWMQKCDHTELYNKISDQNVELMRERLTQTVIWPSEDDEIAGSLD, encoded by the exons ATGGTTGGAACTATTTCTGGTTCAGGAAGATCATTAGCTGAAACTCATTCTTCTCCATGTTTGTGCTTGAATCCTAGTCTTAACTCAGGCAGTTTCAATTTCAAGACTAGTAGGAAATTGGGATTGTGGAGAAGCTTTAAGGGGAGAAAGCAGTTGAATTTAACTTCCACTTTCTTGGAAGCATGGTGTGAGTGGAGGTTATCTGCAAAGATGATATCTTTGGCTGTTAATAGGGGTTCAAGAAAGAGACAAAAGATTGGGAAATTCACTGTTGTTGGTGGGCTGGAAGTGGAGGATGATGATTCAGGGGAAGATGTTACAAAT GAAATGATCAATATTATAACTTACAAAGCTGTGCGGACTGTTCTTCAGCAACTCTATGAGATGAACCCTCCACAGTACACATGGTTTTACAA TTTTATAGTAAACCACGTGCCTAACACCGGGAAAAATTTCCTTCAGCAGCTTTTCAAG GAAAGGCGGGAACTTGCTGAAAGAGTGATGATAACACGTCTTAGCCTTTACAGCATATGGATGCAG AAATGTGATCATACtgaattatataacaaaatatctgatCAGAACGTAGAACTGATGCGTGAACGACTCACTCAAACTGTTATATGGCCATCTGAAGATGATGAGATTGCTGGAAGTTTGGATTGA